The sequence TTTTGTGTCCTCTATACTTTCTTGAAGTATTTGCCTTTCGGCTGTTTTAATACACACTTCTACTAACTTTTCAAACTTTTTGGCAAAGGCCCTAGCCTTTTTCCTAAGGTCTTTTTCTGTTGGATCTAGCATACCATCGATAAACTCTGCGTGTTCTCCCATGATATCATTCCAGAAGTTAAGACTTTCGCA comes from Candidatus Epulonipiscium sp. and encodes:
- a CDS encoding DUF2935 domain-containing protein gives rise to the protein CESLNFWNDIMGEHAEFIDGMLDPTEKDLRKKARAFAKKFEKLVEVCIKTAERQILQESIEDTKGIIDFKRASTEGLLQCKIKSIIPPLLADHVLREANHYLRLLTMLKR